A genome region from Actinobacillus arthritidis includes the following:
- a CDS encoding YdbH family protein, whose protein sequence is MLKRSLLVIGTFVALLIISSATLLSGKQLSTVTNWFLPDGWQIQTPAGGIQANLENANLAKFALTYQNCPLITVDNLAVHWHSKNRVSIDKATLDYQCLTQLPDSDESSTFSLTPILALLPEGEAEIKALHWLNLPNDLHPRLAQLLSTLSYSKFAFFQQKLTALIRQQAIELTAEFDNQTLSGNLSYQPSEKEKHNLLFSAHVNPKDLFAIPSQFEGDYHWILPKEIVANEVIREGDSLLSWQTDEQNQLVGDWAFASETAPKNRLNFPFRFDSQTLEIKQGKFYWDWLEDFPPQGFINAKLTPNSFANGDYYPIKTYLRFNLLSQSKNAGKGNIVLESRDGELQADSLNMPFQITGNVKYDDFILYSSLPVAFSGKFEHLSFKFQPKSLLRLVGKQRLLAIHELRFPLAGIQINKHGVNGRLHAVFKGESPDFKNINLHLDGFAKNFKMGQLDFFEDVADKNAVQDLWQWRVWGDTNIHTIASKLNISGQGTWHKNLVQLHKLSGELGKIHQKGVYIPKTELRLLEPIKFAYEKWQLDGGIQLKSPEIQFSYGGKIPLPSAKLQVNGEIENLNLKGELQAQQIKPLRLFARRKLTKTASELIGRLYWQEQPAKVFQPLIPFRKNWLITGGTVRGETAFSAGVEKGIIAGGHFAIRNASLSMPNGEAKAIEFNLPYRLQDNEFDFGLKQPIDLKIGQLNLGLPIENIRVKVFGHYPYSRHKPLMLKQLSMNLLDGELSVEQFALPQTQIAYLKLANINFERILELVQYQQIELKGKANATLPFWLEGKPCYVCDGLLTQAVESNLKIQPELMKAISQTSGYSERLLLYLLNDTKITDLRSLINVGPNGEMALDAKLKMRLNQQEKAKINFNYHHKENIFSLWHMINSGSYVEQNLENSIYQQLDKRK, encoded by the coding sequence ATGCTAAAACGTAGCTTACTTGTTATCGGTACTTTTGTTGCACTGCTGATTATCAGCAGTGCAACCTTGCTTTCAGGTAAGCAACTTTCTACAGTTACCAACTGGTTTTTACCGGACGGTTGGCAAATTCAAACGCCTGCCGGCGGTATTCAAGCGAATTTAGAAAATGCAAATCTAGCAAAATTTGCTCTCACCTATCAAAATTGTCCTTTAATTACAGTCGATAATCTTGCTGTGCATTGGCATAGTAAAAATCGAGTTTCAATCGATAAAGCAACGCTGGATTATCAATGTTTAACTCAATTACCCGACTCTGATGAATCATCTACCTTCTCTCTTACGCCAATTTTAGCGTTGTTGCCCGAGGGTGAAGCGGAAATTAAAGCATTACATTGGTTGAATTTACCTAATGATTTGCATCCACGCTTAGCACAATTATTAAGCACACTGAGTTATAGCAAATTTGCATTTTTTCAGCAAAAATTGACCGCTTTAATCCGTCAACAAGCGATAGAATTAACGGCGGAATTTGATAATCAAACGCTTTCCGGCAATTTAAGCTATCAACCGAGCGAAAAGGAAAAACATAATTTACTGTTTTCCGCCCACGTGAATCCGAAAGATTTGTTCGCCATTCCATCACAATTTGAAGGCGATTATCACTGGATTCTACCGAAAGAAATCGTCGCAAATGAAGTAATTCGAGAAGGCGACTCTCTACTCAGTTGGCAAACCGATGAACAAAATCAGTTAGTCGGCGATTGGGCTTTCGCTTCCGAGACTGCCCCGAAAAACCGCTTAAACTTCCCATTCCGTTTTGATTCACAAACCCTTGAAATTAAACAGGGTAAATTCTATTGGGATTGGCTGGAAGATTTTCCGCCGCAAGGCTTTATTAATGCAAAACTCACGCCAAACAGTTTTGCGAATGGTGATTATTATCCGATTAAAACCTACTTACGTTTTAACTTGCTATCGCAAAGTAAAAATGCCGGTAAAGGAAATATTGTATTGGAAAGCCGTGACGGTGAATTACAAGCTGACAGTTTAAATATGCCGTTTCAAATTACCGGTAATGTGAAATATGACGATTTCATTCTGTACAGTTCTTTACCGGTAGCATTTAGCGGTAAATTTGAGCATCTGAGTTTTAAATTTCAGCCAAAATCGCTATTACGTTTGGTCGGGAAACAACGATTACTGGCAATTCATGAATTACGTTTTCCGCTTGCCGGTATTCAGATTAATAAGCATGGTGTAAATGGTCGCTTACATGCAGTATTCAAAGGTGAAAGCCCCGATTTTAAAAACATCAATCTGCATTTAGACGGTTTTGCCAAAAACTTCAAAATGGGACAATTAGACTTTTTTGAAGACGTTGCGGATAAAAATGCAGTACAAGATTTGTGGCAATGGCGAGTTTGGGGCGATACAAATATCCACACCATAGCCAGCAAACTCAATATTAGCGGACAAGGAACTTGGCACAAAAATTTAGTACAACTCCACAAATTAAGTGGTGAATTAGGCAAAATTCACCAGAAAGGCGTGTATATTCCTAAAACTGAATTACGTTTACTGGAGCCAATTAAATTTGCTTATGAAAAATGGCAACTTGACGGCGGTATCCAGCTAAAATCACCGGAAATACAATTTAGCTATGGTGGAAAAATTCCATTACCGTCTGCGAAATTACAGGTAAATGGTGAAATTGAAAACCTGAATCTCAAAGGCGAACTACAAGCCCAACAAATTAAGCCACTTCGCTTATTTGCTCGCCGTAAACTAACTAAAACCGCAAGTGAGCTTATTGGGCGATTATATTGGCAAGAACAGCCGGCAAAAGTATTTCAACCACTCATTCCATTTCGCAAAAATTGGTTAATTACCGGTGGAACGGTACGAGGCGAAACCGCTTTTAGTGCCGGTGTAGAAAAAGGTATTATTGCTGGGGGACATTTTGCCATTCGTAACGCTTCGCTTTCTATGCCGAATGGCGAAGCAAAAGCGATTGAATTTAATTTGCCTTATCGCTTACAAGATAATGAATTTGACTTTGGTTTAAAACAGCCTATCGACTTAAAAATCGGGCAATTAAATCTCGGTTTACCGATTGAAAATATTCGAGTAAAAGTGTTTGGGCATTACCCTTATAGCCGTCACAAACCGTTAATGCTCAAACAGCTTTCAATGAATTTATTAGACGGTGAGCTGAGTGTTGAGCAATTTGCCTTGCCACAAACTCAAATTGCTTATTTAAAGCTGGCAAATATCAATTTCGAACGTATCCTCGAATTGGTGCAATATCAGCAAATTGAGCTCAAAGGCAAAGCCAATGCTACCTTGCCGTTTTGGTTGGAAGGTAAACCTTGTTATGTATGTGACGGCTTACTGACCCAAGCTGTGGAATCGAATTTAAAAATTCAGCCCGAATTAATGAAAGCAATTTCACAAACCAGCGGCTATTCCGAGCGACTATTACTCTATTTACTTAACGATACGAAAATTACCGATTTACGTAGCTTGATTAATGTTGGACCAAATGGTGAAATGGCGTTAGATGCCAAATTAAAAATGCGACTTAATCAGCAAGAAAAAGCCAAAATTAACTTTAATTATCATCATAAAGAGAATATCTTTAGCCTTTGGCATATGATCAATTCAGGTTCTTATGTCGAACAGAATCTTGAAAATTCTATTTACCAGCAACTAGATAAAAGAAAATGA
- the gloA gene encoding lactoylglutathione lyase, with protein MRILHTMLRVGDLERSIKFYTEVLGMRLLRTSENPEYKYSLAFLGYADESESAVIELTYNWGVESYELGTAYGHIALGVDDIYATIESVRAAGGKITREPGPVLGGKTVIAFAEDPDGYKIEFIENKNAQVALGN; from the coding sequence ATGCGAATTTTACATACCATGTTACGCGTAGGCGATTTGGAGCGTTCGATTAAATTCTATACCGAAGTATTAGGTATGCGCTTACTTCGTACTAGCGAAAACCCTGAATATAAATATTCATTAGCATTTTTAGGCTATGCGGACGAAAGCGAAAGTGCGGTTATTGAATTAACTTATAACTGGGGCGTAGAAAGCTATGAATTAGGTACGGCGTACGGTCATATTGCATTAGGTGTTGACGATATTTATGCAACGATTGAAAGCGTGCGTGCGGCAGGCGGTAAAATTACGCGTGAGCCGGGCCCGGTATTAGGTGGTAAAACAGTAATTGCTTTTGCCGAAGATCCGGACGGTTATAAAATTGAGTTTATTGAAAATAAAAATGCACAGGTCGCATTAGGTAATTAA
- the rnt gene encoding ribonuclease T, with the protein MTEQVTDYNLLKNRFRGYLPVIIDVETAGLNAQTDALLELATITVKMDENGYLVPDQKCHFHIQPFEGANINPDSLKFNGIDIDNPLRGAVSENIAIPEMFKMVRRALKDQGCQRAVIVAHNATFDQAFVQATVKRINAKRDPFHPFAMFDTATLAGFMYGQTVLVKACQMAKIPFDGKQAHSALYDTEKTTELFCTMVNRLKDLGGFPLVSDNVSDV; encoded by the coding sequence ATGACAGAACAAGTAACAGACTATAATTTATTAAAAAATCGTTTTCGTGGTTATTTACCGGTAATTATTGATGTGGAAACCGCCGGATTGAATGCACAAACAGACGCTTTGTTGGAACTGGCGACCATCACGGTAAAAATGGATGAGAACGGCTATTTAGTGCCGGATCAAAAATGCCATTTTCATATTCAGCCGTTTGAAGGGGCGAATATCAATCCCGACTCACTGAAATTTAACGGCATTGACATTGATAACCCGTTGCGAGGTGCAGTGTCGGAAAATATTGCGATTCCCGAAATGTTTAAAATGGTACGCCGAGCATTGAAAGATCAGGGTTGTCAGCGTGCGGTTATTGTGGCGCATAATGCGACCTTTGATCAGGCGTTTGTACAAGCGACAGTGAAGCGTATTAACGCAAAGCGTGATCCGTTTCATCCGTTTGCTATGTTTGATACCGCTACACTTGCTGGTTTTATGTACGGACAAACCGTATTAGTCAAAGCCTGCCAAATGGCAAAAATTCCATTTGACGGTAAACAAGCTCACTCAGCTTTATATGATACGGAAAAAACCACAGAATTATTCTGCACAATGGTAAATCGTTTAAAAGATCTCGGTGGTTTTCCGCTCGTGAGTGATAACGTATCAGACGTATAA